A region from the Salvia splendens isolate huo1 chromosome 15, SspV2, whole genome shotgun sequence genome encodes:
- the LOC121768407 gene encoding 3-epi-6-deoxocathasterone 23-monooxygenase CYP90C1-like, protein METWQTFAVAAISLCVVCVCRAWMMKIKRDEKKSEEEEEEEERFVIPRGSRGWPFIGETLEFIASGYTSTPVSFMEYRKSLYGDVFRTHILGKAIVVSTDPDVSKVILQNHGNAFMPCYPKSITELLGKSSILQINGALHKRLHTLIGVFLKSAQLKDRITRDIERIVVLTLSSWMGKTCQLYVQDETKKITFEILVRVLMSIGPGDEMECIKREFEEFIKGLICLPVNLPGTRLYKSLKAKKRLLKVVDKIVEARKTAMETNGEKVPPNDAIDVLLRDSGDSHGIPLDFISGNIIEMMIPGEETVPTAMTLAVKFLVDNPVALAHMVEENMELKKRKKDSCEDYSWADYMSLLFTQNVINETLRLSNIINAVWRKALKEVKIKGYLIPKGWCVLASFSSVHMDETNYENPYEFDPWRWKKMGSAANSSIFTPFGGGQRLCPGLELSRLEISIFLHHLVTTYRLSAERDEIIYFPTVKMKRKLPITVTPLEQ, encoded by the exons ATGGAAACTTGGCAAACCTTTGCTGTTGCCGCGATTTCACtctgtgtagtgtgtgtttgcAGAGCGTGGATGATGAAGattaagagagatgaaaagaagagtgaagaagaagaagaagaagaagagaggttCGTGATTCCTAGAGGAAGCCGTGGTTGGCCATTCATCGGCGAAACTCTCGAGTTTATCGCTTCTGGTTACACCTCCACTCCTGTCAGCTTCATGGAATATCGCAAATCTCT GTATGGGGATGTGTTTAGAACACACATTCTAGGGAAGGCCATCGTCGTGTCAACTGATCCGGATGTAAGCAAAGTGATCTTGCAAAACCATGGGAATGCCTTCATGCCTTGCTATCCGAAATCCATCACTGAACTTCTAGGGAAATCCTCGATTCTCCAAATCAACGGTGCTTTGCACAAGAGGTTGCACACCCTTATCGGAGTTTTcctgaaatcggcccaactcaaGGATAGGATCACTAGAGACATCGAGCGGATTGTTGTCCTCACACTCTCTTCTTGGATGGGCAAAACTTGTCAACTTTACGTCCAAGATGAAACGAAAAAG ATTACATTTGAAATTCTTGTGAGAGTGCTAATGAGCATTGGTCCAGGTGATGAGATGGAGTGTATAAAGAGAGAATTCGAAGAATTCATCAAAGGCCTAATTTGCTTACCCGTTAATCTCCCAGGAACAAGACTCTATAAGTCTTTGAAG GCGAAGAAGAGACTGTTGAAAGTGGTTGACAAAATTGTAGAGGCGCGAAAAACGGCTATGGAGACTAATGGGGAGAAAGTGCCTCCAAATGATGCAATTGACGTGCTACTGCGCGACAGTGGGGACTCGCATGGGATCCCTCTTGATTTCATCAGTGGTAATATTATAGAAATGATGATTCCCGGAGAAGAGACGGTGCCAACAGCTATGACACTAGCAGTTAAATTCCTCGTTGACAACCCTGTTGCCTTAGCTCATATGGTG GAGGAAAACATGGAACTTAAAAAGAGGAAAAAGGATTCATGTGAAGACTACTCTTGGGCTGATTACATGTCATTGCTATTCACTCAAAAT GTTATCAATGAAACACTTAGGCTGTCAAATATCATCAATGCAGTGTGGAGAAAGGCTCTCAAGGAAGTCAAAATAAAAG GTTACTTAATACCAAAAGGATGGTGCGTTTTGGCATCCTTCAGCTCCGTTCACATGGATGAGACGAACTACGAGAACCCTTACGAATTTGATCCGTGGAGATGGAAG AAAATGGGAAGTGCTGCAAACAGCAGCATTTTTACGCCATTCGGTGGAGGCCAAAGGCTATGTCCCGGTCTGGAGCTTTCGCGCCTCGAGATCTCGATTTTCCTCCATCATCTCGTCACGACTTACAG ATTGTCTGCTGAGAGGGACGAGATAATCTACTTTCCAACGGTGAAAATGAAGAGGAAGCTTCCTATCACGGTCACGCCCCTCGAGCAGTGA